One window from the genome of Babylonia areolata isolate BAREFJ2019XMU chromosome 13, ASM4173473v1, whole genome shotgun sequence encodes:
- the LOC143289086 gene encoding uncharacterized protein LOC143289086, translating to MARLTCQLLLGLAFCFAAPSVFVRNKASARNDGCMFAIMGKDRAIQRMELALQIKEKVIDFLNQKCRLEEKVKETMAELSEKLREMMEKKKEEEEEEEEDSALDDLIAPRIQAAIMSCGTNIKDLVNKLDDVSDKITSLQDQLAADPSLQTTSEYPASQTTGSTTIPTEKSTIGCMFAIMGKDRAIQRMELALQIKEKVIDFLNQKCRLEEKVKETMAELSEKLREMMEKKKEEEEEEEEEEEEEEEEEEEEDSALDDLIAARIQAAIMSCGTNIKDLVNKLDDVSDKITSLQDQLAADPSLQTTSEYPASQTKGSTTIPTKESTTIPTEESTTIPTKESTTVPTKESTTIPTKEPTTLPTEEPTTLPTKESTTLPTKEPTTLPTEESTTLPTEEPTTVPTKESTTIPTEEPTTVQTEEPTTVPTKESTTIPTEEPTTVQTEEPTTVQTEEPTTLPTKESTTVPTK from the exons ACTGACCTGTCAACTGTTGCTGGGCCTTGCCTTCTGCTTTGCAG cACCTTCCGTGTTCGTGCGGAACAAAGCCAGCGCTCGTAATGAT GGATGCATGTTTGCCATCATGGGCAAGGACAGGGCCATTCAGCGCATGGAGTTAGCCTTACAG ATAAAAGAGAAGGTCATCGATTTCCTGAACCAGAAATGTCGCTTGGAAGAAAAA GTCAAAGAAACGATGGCCGAGCTGTCGGAGAAACTCCGTGAAatgatggagaaaaagaaagaagaggaggaagaagaggaagaggacagtGCCCTTGATGACCTTATCGCTCCCAGAATACAGGCGGCTATTATGTCT TGTGGGACCAACATCAAGGATCTGGTGAACAAACTGGATGACGTCAGTGATAAGATCACCTCGCTGCAAGATCAGCTGGCAGCTGACCCGAGTCTGCAGACAACGTCAGAATATCCAGCCTCACAGACCACAGGATCCACAACCATACCGACTGAAAAATCCACAATT GGATGCATGTTTGCCATCATGGGCAAGGACAGGGCCATTCAGCGCATGGAGTTAGCCTTACAG ATAAAAGAGAAGGTCATCGATTTCCTGAACCAGAAATGTCGCTTGGAAGAAAAA GTCAAAGAAACGATGGCCGAGCTGTCGGAGAAACTCCGTGAAatgatggagaaaaagaaagaagaggaggaagaagaggaagaggaggaagaagaggaagaggaggaagaagaggaagaggacagtGCCCTTGATGACCTTATCGCTGCCAGAATACAAGCGGCTATTATGTCT TGTGGGACCAACATCAAGGATCTGGTGAACAAACTGGATGACGTCAGTGATAAGATCACCTCGCTGCAAGATCAGCTGGCAGCTGACCCGAGTCTGCAGACAACGTCAGAATATCCAGCCTCACAGACCAAAGGATCCACAACCATACCAACTAAAGAATCCACAACCATACCGACTGAAGAATCCACAACCATACCGACTAAAGAATCCACAACCGTACCGACTAAAGAATCCACAACCATACCGACTAAAGAACCCACAACCTTACCGACTGAAGAACCCACAACCTTACCGACTAAAGAATCCACAACCTTACCGACTAAAGAACCCACAACCTTACCGACTGAAGAATCCACAACCTTACCGACTGAAGAACCCACAACCGTACCGACTAAAGAATCCACAACCATACCGACTGAAGAACCCACAACTGTACAGACTGAAGAACCCACAACCGTACCGACTAAAGAATCCACAACCATACCGACTGAAGAACCCACAACTGTACAGACTGAAGAACCCACAACTGTACAGACTGAAGAACCCACAACCTTACCGACTAAAGAATCCACAACCGTACCGACTAAATAA